Within Sphingobium aromaticiconvertens, the genomic segment CAGGTCGAACAGCCAGATTTCCGGCCGTTCCCACTGGCTGTTCCATTGCGTCACCAGCGTGCCGCTCTGGTCTGCATAGGCGCCCTTGCCATTCTGAAACGCCAGACGCAGCAGTCCGAAATCGTCCGAGGCGTATGTGATCGTCTGGGGCCGCGTCGCAGGATCGGCCATCAGGCGCTGTGTCGTGGCCGCGAGTTGGCGTACATCCTCTACCCGCGGGTCATTGGAGTGCGGCGCCAGCGTCCAGGCATTTTTATGCACCAGCACTGCGCCTGTCAGGCCCAATATCGCCAGCAATAGCCCGATCAGGCCGCCGGTCCAGCGGTGCAGGCTATCGAGCAGTTTCACTAGAAACGATAGTCCCATGACAAGGTGAAATTACGTCCGCGCCCGGCGAAATAATGGGCATTGTCGTTGGGGCGCACCGTCTGGCTGTAATAGTCGATATAGAAGGTGTCGAAGATGTTTTGCGCCGCCAGCGTGATCGCGCCGAAGCCCGTCTGATAGCGCAGCGACAGGTCGGTCACGTCATAGCCGTCGAAGCGATAGAGTGGCGGATAGGCGCCCGGCGTCCGTTCATACTGGCGCGACAGGAAAAATTGTGTCTGGACGCGCGCCGACAGCGGCCCCTGCGCATAGGTAGCGGCGACGTTCAGACGATCGGGCGAGATGTTCGCGCCATCGAGGTCGCGGTCCACCTTGTCGATGTCGTTATCCGACCCGTCCGTGCGACCGATCAGATGGGCGAAGCCCGTGGATAGAGTCAGCCCCGGCACGGGCGTTTTGGCCGACAGGTTGAGTTCCAGCCCCTGGATTTCCACGCGTTGGCGCTGCACCTCGAACGGCGCGCCGATCGCGGTCTGGACCAGCAGCGACCCCTTCTTGCTGGTCGACCAGAAATAGGCGGCACTGGCGTCGAACGGTCCCCGCTTGACCTCGACTCCGACTTCGCGGTTGTTGGAGACGATCGGGCTGATGTTGGCATAATCGTCAATGTCGATGCCCGCCTGTCCCACGGCGCGCGCGATGCGGCCGACATCGGGCACGGTATAGCCTTCCGCATAGCTGGCATAGGCGCGGATGCCCGCCCACGGTTCCAGGATGACGCCGCCGTTGAACAAGGTGGCGTTGAAGGTCGGCGTGCCGCCAGCCACGTCGAAGCCGCCGCCATAGGTCCATAGACTATGATAGTCGTCGATATGGATGCGGACATCCTCATAGCGCACGCCGCCCGCGAACCGCAGCTTCTTGTCGAACAGCGCCAGGTTGAACTGGGCGAATGGCGCCAGGCTGCGATAGTCCGTCGGCGGCACCCAGGTCCGGCCAGTGGCGATCAGCCGCTGTTCGGTAAGGTCATAGAGCGCGTCGAAGCCGATCGCGGCGGTGAGCGCTTCGAGGCCCGGCATGGCCCGTTCATAGCTGATTTTGCCGCCATATTTGCGACTGCGATTCTGCGACTGGTCGAACAGCGTGCCGACCGGCGCAATGGTGGGGTCCTGAAAGCTGACGATCGGCGCGATCTCGCCGCCATAGGTGTCGCGTGACCGGTTGAAGAAGATCTGGGCGATGAAATTGCCGCCCCAAAAATTGTTGTCGGTCAGCGTCAGCGCCGCGCTTTCGGTGCGGTTGGTCGCGGGAACGCCGGGGGGCGTACCATGCACCGAGGTCGTCGGCCGGTCGATGCGATAATCGCCATTGGCCGCGACATAGTCGCCTTCGCCCTTCAGTTGAAAGCGGCTCATGGTGAGGTCCAGCCGGGCGGTATCGCTCAATGCGTAGCCGAAGCGACCGAACAGCGACCAACTGCGGCTATCCTGCGTCTCGCCCTGGGTCAAATCGGTGCCGACGCGATCGCCATGGCCATCGTAGAAGGCGCCGCGCTTTTCATAGGCTCCGCCCACCATCGCGTCCCAAGGCCCTGCCTTCCAGGCGATCAGGCCAGCGACCTTACCGCCCATTCCGTCGCTGCGGAACCCGGTGTCGCTATTGCCCTGCACCAATAGCCGGCCCGACAGGCCATCGCTCTGGGCCGGCGCGACCGTTACCTGATTGACGATGCCGCCGGTGCCGCCGATCCCCTGCAATGCATTGGAACCGTAGATCAGTTCGACCCGATCGATGAAGAAGGGGTCGATGGTGAAACCGTCGCGGGCGCCATCGCGCAGCGCGGCGGTCTGCGGGATACCGTTGATCGCATAGAGTGGGGATCGTCCCCGGAGCGTCTCGCCCGCGCCGGATAGCTTCTGCCTCGTGGGCGAGAAGGAAGGCGTGAGCGCCGACACGGCATCGACGATCGATCCGCCGATCGCGACCTGCTGGTTTAGCGTCTCCTGGTCGATGACGTCGATCGTCAGTGGCAGGGCATTGGCTGGCAGGATTGTCCGTGCGGCGGTGACGATTATCCCGTCCGCCTCCCCGGCTGTCGGCTCCAGTTGCGCCAGTACCGGCACATTGGCAACGGCAAGAGCCGTGGTGGCGAGCAGGATAGACGAGCGGACGTACATGATTTTCCCCAATGACCTGCCGCCCGCTAGCCAAGGATATCGGTTGTTGCAAGTCATTAGCATCACTTCCGCCTCGCGCTTTCCTCATCAGGCGGCGCACGATGCTTTACTGTTTCAGCTTGATCTCGAACAGTTTGGGCCAGTTTTTCCCCGTTACGAACAGTCGGTCCTTCGCTGCATCATAGGCGATGCCGTTGGCGACGGCCTCGCTGTCCTTGGCCCCGCTGGCCTTCAGCAACGGCGCGATGTCGATCCAGTCGATCACGCCGCCTGATCGGGGATCGATCCGGGCGATCTTCGTATCGTACCAGATATTGGCGAATATCTCGCCTTTCACCCATTCCAGCTCGTTGATCCGGTCGACGGCGCGGCCGTTCCAGGTGACGGTGATGCGGCGTGTCTCGGTCAGCGTTTCCGGGTCCAGGAAGCGGATTTGCGGTGTGCCATTACTCATGATGATGTGTCGACCATCCTGCGTCAGGCCCCAGCCTTCCCCCTCATAGCGAAAGTCACCGACGGGGGCGAAATCCGCGAGGGACCAGATAAAACCCTTGCGATGCCGCCAGGTCAGGCTGACGATCCGGTCCTTCCAGTTGACGATCCCTTCGCCGAAATAAGAGGAGTCGAGCGTGCGCCGCTGCTCGACCTTTCCGTCCTTCAGCCGGACCTTGCGAATGTCGGACTGGCCCTCCAGTCCCGTGCTTTCATAGAGCGCGCCGTCATGGAAGAAGAGGCCTTCGGTGAAGGCCATCGCGTCGTGCGGATAAGTTTTTACCAGCGTCCACGGTGTGTCGGCAAAGGCAGGTACGGTGACGAGAAGCGCGGCCAGCGCTGCCCCGATCAGTCGCTTCATTCGTCGACCGTCCCGACAATCGCGTCCGCCAGCCAGGAGGGCAGGGCAGCCGGGTCCAGATCCTCGACGCGTCGCAATTCGATCGACAGCCCCATGTCGGGCAGGGCCGCTCGCTGTCGCTTCTCCTGCGCCTCGCTCAGGGGCACCGCGACCAGCCGCCGGTTCACCTTGGCGCGATAGTGCATCCGCGCGGTATTCTCCTGCCCGACATAGCAGCCCTTGTCATAATCGACGCCATGCAGTTCCTCCGCGTTGCTCTCCAGCCACAGCGTCTGGTCCTGCCCCAGTTCCTCGACCCCCTCGAACACCCCTAGCGCCAGCCGGTGCGCGCGAAACGCCGCCGATGCATCGCCATCGTCCGCAGGCGCGATCCAGCGATGCCCCAGCGCAGGTAAACGGGGGTCCAGCGGCTTGTCCCCGGCCTCGGCGGCCCAATGGACGGCTAGCGCATCCTCACGGGCGATCACTACCTTGCGCCTGAGGCGGTAGAGCGCGAGTCGCTTCGCCAGCGCATCGGCCTGCGTCGCTTCGCAGTCGATCAGCACATCGTCGCCATCACCCCACAGGATGAAATCGAACAGCGCCTTGCCCTGCGCCGTCAGCAACCCCGACCAGCGCGGCGCGCCCTGGGCCAGCGTCAGGACATCGCGCGTGATGAGGCCTTGAAGGAAGGAACGGGCATCCTCGCCCGAAATACGAAGGATCGCGCGATCGCGAAGGGTGGTGCCGGTCATCGCCTTTAGGTAGGACAGTGCGACACCATATCCAAGCGGCGAGACATCATGCCCCAGACATTCGACCTGATCCTCAAGAACGGCACCGTCCACACCCCCGGCGGCAGCGAATCGGTGAATGTCGGCGTGCGAGGCGGCAAGATCGTCGCCATCGGTACAAATCTGGGCGATGCGGGCGAGGTGATCGACTGCACCGGCCTGGATGTCCTGCCCGGCGTGATCGACAGCCAGGTCCATTTTCGCGAGCCGGGGCTGGAATATAAGGAAGACTTGGAATCGGGCAGCCGCGCTGCGGTGCTGGGCGGCGTCACTGCTGTCTTTGAGATGCCCAATACCAATCCCAATACCGACAGCGCCGAGCGGATCGCCGACAAACTGGCTCGCGCCCATCATCGCATGTGGTGCGACCATGCCTTCTATGTCGGCGCGACGGCTGACAATGCGGAGCAGCTTGCCGAACTGGAACGGACGCCCGGCACGGCGGGGGTGAAGATCTTTATGGGCGCCTCCACCGGCAGCTTGCTGGTCGACGACGACAACGCCCTGTCCCGCGTGCTGGCCAGCGGCACCCGCCGCGTCGCCATCCATGCCGAGGACGAAACGCGAATGAATGCGCGCAAGGATTTTCGGGTCGAGGGCGATCCATCCTCGCACCCGGTCTGGCGCGACGATGAAAGCGCGATGATCGCGACGAAGCGGATCATCGCACTCGCGCGCAAGGCAGGACGGCGCATCCACATCCTTCATGTCACGACTCCGACCGAGCTGGAATATATCGCCCAGCACAAGGATATCGCCACCTGTGAGGTGACGCCCCAGCATCTGACGATGGCGGCGGAGGACGCCTATCCGCGCCTTGGCACCTATGCCCAGATGAACCCGCCGATCCGCAGCGCAGCGCATCGCGACGGCCTGTGGCGCTGGCTGAACCAGGGCGTGCCCGACGTGCTGGGCAGCGATCACGCCCCCCATACCATCGAGGAAAAAGCGAAAGTCTATCCCGCCAGCCCCAGCGGTATGCCGGGCGTTCAGACGTTGGTGCCGCTGCTGCTTAATCATGTCGCACAAGGCCGCCTGACCCTGCGCCGCTTCATCGAACTCACCTCATCCGGGCCGCAGCGCGTGTTCGGGCTGGTGGGGAAGGGGCGCATCGCGCTCGGCTATGACGCCGACTTCACTATTGTCGACCTGAAGAAGCGCTGGACCGTGGGCAGCGAATGGCTCGCCTCGCGCTGCGCCTGGTCGCCGTTTGAGGGGGACAGGCTGACCGGCAAGGCCACCGGCACGATCATCCGGGGCAATCGCGTCATGTGGGAAGACACGCTCGCCAACCAGGCGATCGGCGAGCCGGTGCGTTTCGAGGCGACGGCGTTCGGGTGAAATCCTGTCCAGATGGTATCGGAACAGAAGATGGCCGATGGAGCTTTTAGCGTAATGCGCGATCCCAAATCGAAAATTACGCCCGTCATCCTGTCCGGTGGATCAGGAACGCGCCTCTGGCCGCTTTCCCGCGAGGAAAAACCCAAGCAGCTTCTCTCACTGACAGAAGAGCGGCGGCAGGATAATATCATCCGCCCCGATCCCACCCGTTTTGCCGAAAGTCCGTCGGACTCGATCGACTATGCGGTGATGGAAAAGGCAAAAAAGTGGCCTGCGTGCCCGTGCCGATGGGCTGGTCTGATGTCGGCGTTTGGGATTCGCTCCATGACATCAGCGAAAAGGATGAGGCGGGGAATGTCCTGCGCGGTGAGATTTTTGCGATGGGTACCACTGGCTGCCTTGTTCACAGTGACGGCCCGCGGGTCGCGCTGGTGGATGTCGATGATCTGATCGTGGTCGCGACCAACGGTGATATCATGATCCTGCGTCGTGGCGATTCGCAAAAGGTGCGACGTATCACCGACGCTCTCAAAGGGAAATAATCGCCATGGGCGCGATCCGATTGAGCACCAAATATGTAGAAAAGCCATGGGGCCGCACGGACCTTCCGGCCATATTCGGCGAAGCGGATGGCCGGAAGATTGGCGAAGTCTGGTTCGATGGACCGGAGGGGCGCCATCCCTTGCTGCTCGTCAAATATATCTTCACCAGCGAAAAGCTTTCGATCCAGGTCCATCCGAACGACGTGCAAGCGCATGATCGCAGGCTGATCGGTGGTAAATCGGAATGCTGGTATGTACTCGACGCCGATGGCGACGCGCGGCTCGGTATTGGTACGGTGCGTGCGCTGGACGCTGCGGAATTGCGAGCAGCATCGCTCAACGGCGAGATCGAGGATCTGATGGACTGGAAGCCGGTCCGGGCCGGCGACTTTTTCTATATCGAGGCGGGAACGGTCCACGCCATCGGTGGCGGCGTCACCGTGATCGAGGTGCAGCAGAACAACGACGTGACTTACCGATTGTACGACTATGGCCGCCCGCGCGAACTGCATCTTGA encodes:
- a CDS encoding TonB-dependent receptor: MYVRSSILLATTALAVANVPVLAQLEPTAGEADGIIVTAARTILPANALPLTIDVIDQETLNQQVAIGGSIVDAVSALTPSFSPTRQKLSGAGETLRGRSPLYAINGIPQTAALRDGARDGFTIDPFFIDRVELIYGSNALQGIGGTGGIVNQVTVAPAQSDGLSGRLLVQGNSDTGFRSDGMGGKVAGLIAWKAGPWDAMVGGAYEKRGAFYDGHGDRVGTDLTQGETQDSRSWSLFGRFGYALSDTARLDLTMSRFQLKGEGDYVAANGDYRIDRPTTSVHGTPPGVPATNRTESAALTLTDNNFWGGNFIAQIFFNRSRDTYGGEIAPIVSFQDPTIAPVGTLFDQSQNRSRKYGGKISYERAMPGLEALTAAIGFDALYDLTEQRLIATGRTWVPPTDYRSLAPFAQFNLALFDKKLRFAGGVRYEDVRIHIDDYHSLWTYGGGFDVAGGTPTFNATLFNGGVILEPWAGIRAYASYAEGYTVPDVGRIARAVGQAGIDIDDYANISPIVSNNREVGVEVKRGPFDASAAYFWSTSKKGSLLVQTAIGAPFEVQRQRVEIQGLELNLSAKTPVPGLTLSTGFAHLIGRTDGSDNDIDKVDRDLDGANISPDRLNVAATYAQGPLSARVQTQFFLSRQYERTPGAYPPLYRFDGYDVTDLSLRYQTGFGAITLAAQNIFDTFYIDYYSQTVRPNDNAHYFAGRGRNFTLSWDYRF
- a CDS encoding dihydroorotase, which produces MPQTFDLILKNGTVHTPGGSESVNVGVRGGKIVAIGTNLGDAGEVIDCTGLDVLPGVIDSQVHFREPGLEYKEDLESGSRAAVLGGVTAVFEMPNTNPNTDSAERIADKLARAHHRMWCDHAFYVGATADNAEQLAELERTPGTAGVKIFMGASTGSLLVDDDNALSRVLASGTRRVAIHAEDETRMNARKDFRVEGDPSSHPVWRDDESAMIATKRIIALARKAGRRIHILHVTTPTELEYIAQHKDIATCEVTPQHLTMAAEDAYPRLGTYAQMNPPIRSAAHRDGLWRWLNQGVPDVLGSDHAPHTIEEKAKVYPASPSGMPGVQTLVPLLLNHVAQGRLTLRRFIELTSSGPQRVFGLVGKGRIALGYDADFTIVDLKKRWTVGSEWLASRCAWSPFEGDRLTGKATGTIIRGNRVMWEDTLANQAIGEPVRFEATAFG
- a CDS encoding glutaminyl-peptide cyclotransferase yields the protein MKRLIGAALAALLVTVPAFADTPWTLVKTYPHDAMAFTEGLFFHDGALYESTGLEGQSDIRKVRLKDGKVEQRRTLDSSYFGEGIVNWKDRIVSLTWRHRKGFIWSLADFAPVGDFRYEGEGWGLTQDGRHIIMSNGTPQIRFLDPETLTETRRITVTWNGRAVDRINELEWVKGEIFANIWYDTKIARIDPRSGGVIDWIDIAPLLKASGAKDSEAVANGIAYDAAKDRLFVTGKNWPKLFEIKLKQ
- a CDS encoding class I mannose-6-phosphate isomerase, yielding MGAIRLSTKYVEKPWGRTDLPAIFGEADGRKIGEVWFDGPEGRHPLLLVKYIFTSEKLSIQVHPNDVQAHDRRLIGGKSECWYVLDADGDARLGIGTVRALDAAELRAASLNGEIEDLMDWKPVRAGDFFYIEAGTVHAIGGGVTVIEVQQNNDVTYRLYDYGRPRELHLDDGVAVSKAVPYRLPDTHVPLGSKQMLVDGASQPFALRMDSWRSGQVITLAAGSTWFIPVTGQGEIDGEAWQGSQCWLVEDGAMVTATADSHVLIATLS
- a CDS encoding folate-binding protein — protein: MTGTTLRDRAILRISGEDARSFLQGLITRDVLTLAQGAPRWSGLLTAQGKALFDFILWGDGDDVLIDCEATQADALAKRLALYRLRRKVVIAREDALAVHWAAEAGDKPLDPRLPALGHRWIAPADDGDASAAFRAHRLALGVFEGVEELGQDQTLWLESNAEELHGVDYDKGCYVGQENTARMHYRAKVNRRLVAVPLSEAQEKRQRAALPDMGLSIELRRVEDLDPAALPSWLADAIVGTVDE